The window TGATGTTCAAAGGTAAAGTAAAATGGTTTAATGCTGAGAAAGGCTATGGGTTTATCGAAAGAGAAGGGGGAAGCGATGTTTTTGTCCACTACTCTGCGATAGACATGAATGGCTTCAAAACCCTGGAAGAAGGGCAAATGGTTGAATTTGATGTAGTGGATGGAGCGAAAGGTCCACAGGCTGCCAATGTAAGAAAGATATGAGCATTGCAGCATAAAATATATAAATTGGTCGTCACTAAGGCAAGTTATAAAGCCCTGATATCTTTAAAAGATTCAGGGCTTTTATCAATTTTTTTCCGTAAA of the Caldanaerobius fijiensis DSM 17918 genome contains:
- a CDS encoding cold shock domain-containing protein; its protein translation is MFKGKVKWFNAEKGYGFIEREGGSDVFVHYSAIDMNGFKTLEEGQMVEFDVVDGAKGPQAANVRKI